From the Nitrospirota bacterium genome, the window GAGGTTATAAACAGGAGGGTTACAGAAGATATTGTGCTGGATATCGGGGAGGGTGATAGAATAATCGGCATCGAGATTCTCGATGCCTCAGAGCATGTCACTCTGGACAGGCTCTTGCCTATTAGATA encodes:
- a CDS encoding DUF2283 domain-containing protein, which produces MNIVYDDKTDLLYIRLDDRKQEVINRRVTEDIVLDIGEGDRIIGIEILDASEHVTLDRLLPIRYEITKT